GCGCGCGCGGCCGTGGCATGGATCAAGGACAGCACGATGGCGGCCGTCAGACGGCGCCTGGCAATACGTGTGGACATGGCTTCTCCTCCGCGTTTTCGATGGCATGGGATTTCCCATGAAGCTGACGCGTCGCAGCAGAACTCCCCGCGCTGTGACGCAATTCAAGCTATGGCGCCATGTTGCGACGCGTCAAGATCTTGTCACCTCGCCGTCGCTGGGATGTAATGGGGAATCGGTGGGAGGGGTTTTTGTGGCGTTCCCGCGGGCCCTTGCGATCAGTGCAGGGGCTTGGCCAGGCGCAGCAGATCGATCCCGTAGCCGGCCGCCTCGTAGAGCGCACGGGCGCGCTCGTTGCCCGGAAAGACCGCCAGCGTCAGCAGCGCGCAGCGATGCTCGTGTGCCCACGCCTCGGCATGGGCGAGCAGGGCCTGGCCCACGCCACGGCCTTCATGGCCACGTGCCACCGCGAGATCGGCGATGTGGCCATTGGTTTGGCCGGTGAAGAAATCCTGGGTTTTTTGCAGATGGATGAAGCCGACGGGTTCGCCGCCCTCGTCTTCGGCCACGAACAGGAAGCTGTTGGGCGGCTGTTCTTCCAGATGACGCGACAGTTCGCGGCGGATGCCCGCGATGCATTCGTGGCGGCGACGCCATGCGGGCAGGGGAAAGTCCACGAAACGCGGGGCGAGGCCGAGGATGAAATCGTCATCGTCCTCGGCCAGGCGGATCAGGTAAGGCGTCTGGTGCATGACACGAACGGATTGCAAAAACAGCGGGCCTAAAGTTCTACACCAGGCCCGCGCCGGGACAAAAGCGGTCCCTTGCCCGTCTCCCCGCAGCTTCGATTGTCGCCTCAGAATTTCACGCTGAGGCTGGCATAGACCGAACGTCCCGGGCCGGGCACGGCGGTGCCCCACAGCGAGGCGCCGCCGGCTTCCTTGTTGAACGACATGGTGGCGCCCTCGCCGAGATAGGCGCCGCCGAGCGGCAGGTCGTAGCGGCGGTCGAACAGGTTCTCCACACCGACATCCAGCCGCACCTTGTCCCATCCGTAGCTGCCGCGCAGGTTGACCAGCGCATAGCCAGGCGTGGAGATCTCGTTGCGCATTTCGGACACGTCGTGCTTGGCCTTCACCGCGACGATTTCCAGCGCGTCATCCCAGCGACCTTGGCGATGAGTCAGGCTCAGCCTGGCATTGAGCGGCATGATGCCGTAGAGATCGTCGTGGGTATCGGTATTGCGTCCGCGGGTATAGGTGACCACGCCGGCAAGGCCGAAGTGGCCGGCGGCGGTGTCGGCGAGCGGCAGCTGGCCGCTCAGGTCGATGCCATAGAGCCGGGCCGCCTGGTTCATCCATTTGAGGATGACGAACTGGTTCCGCAGTCGCGTGCTGGCCGGCTGATTGGTGGCGGCGTTCCACTGCACTGCGTCGATGTAATCCAGCGCACGGGTGTAGTAGGGCGTGACGCGTAGCGCGTAGGCTTCATCGCTACTGTGCCAGTCACCGGTGAAGCTGGCGGTGTAGGCGACTTCCGGCTTCAGGTTTGGGTTGCCGAGATAACCATTGCCATCGCCGATGAAGTTGTTCATCTCCAGCGTCATCGAGCTTCGCGACCACACGTAACGCTCGTACAGATTGGGCGAACGCACTTTGCGGGCCAGGCCGAATTCGTAGCTCTGATGGGTGTCGGGCGTGTAGCGCAGCAGCGCCGATACATTGAGGTTGTCGTCGCCGCGGCTGCGGTCCATGGCGTTGAAATCCGCACGCGTGCCGACCGAGCTCGTCTCGTACATGTTCTTCATCATGCCGGTGTTGAGCGGCGTGGTGCTGGTGTTATAGCCCTGCACGTCGCCGGTGTCGGTACGCACGTGCTCGAAGCGCACGCCGAATAGCGTCATCCATTGCGGCGTCCAGGCCGCTTGCCATTCGGCATAAGTGGCCAGGCGGTCGCGCTCGCCGTTGTGGATGTTCCAGAAGGTGAGCGGCGCCATGCCACCGATGCAGCGGCCGACGCCGCAATCGGGCGAGGGCGGCCACCAGTCGTCGAGTCGATAGCGTTGGGCCTCGGTGCCGAGGCGCAGATGATCGCGCCCGCTCAAGGCCAGATCCGCCTTGAGGGAAACGCCATCGGTGCGGCTGGCGCTGTTCATCGGCATGCCCTCGACGGG
The DNA window shown above is from Aerosticca soli and carries:
- a CDS encoding GNAT family N-acetyltransferase, producing MHQTPYLIRLAEDDDDFILGLAPRFVDFPLPAWRRRHECIAGIRRELSRHLEEQPPNSFLFVAEDEGGEPVGFIHLQKTQDFFTGQTNGHIADLAVARGHEGRGVGQALLAHAEAWAHEHRCALLTLAVFPGNERARALYEAAGYGIDLLRLAKPLH
- a CDS encoding TonB-dependent receptor; its protein translation is MPRHCSPRLALSLLALAIAQAVHASGESPQVDGKPVVELSKVLVFAPDENLRQLLGSPLRPADLPARRAANADTASLLRDIPGVSLRAGGGFSSLPVIHGLADDRNRILLDGMDLSSTCPNHMNPVLANIAPSDVGAIKVYTGVSPVSVGGDSIGGSILVDTPPPAFAAPGEAGILNGEVGTFYRSNGDAHGANLRASYATESFNMSYSGSAAQADDYKAGGRFKSFVLNAAAPHVAPREVGSSAYKTRDQSFGMAYRHENQLLEVKFGIQHVPYEQFPNQRMDMLDNHEKRFNVRYLGQFDWGSLEARAYHEKVDHHMDFGADKVSQYGMLMPPMNTTGGVYPVEGMPMNSASRTDGVSLKADLALSGRDHLRLGTEAQRYRLDDWWPPSPDCGVGRCIGGMAPLTFWNIHNGERDRLATYAEWQAAWTPQWMTLFGVRFEHVRTDTGDVQGYNTSTTPLNTGMMKNMYETSSVGTRADFNAMDRSRGDDNLNVSALLRYTPDTHQSYEFGLARKVRSPNLYERYVWSRSSMTLEMNNFIGDGNGYLGNPNLKPEVAYTASFTGDWHSSDEAYALRVTPYYTRALDYIDAVQWNAATNQPASTRLRNQFVILKWMNQAARLYGIDLSGQLPLADTAAGHFGLAGVVTYTRGRNTDTHDDLYGIMPLNARLSLTHRQGRWDDALEIVAVKAKHDVSEMRNEISTPGYALVNLRGSYGWDKVRLDVGVENLFDRRYDLPLGGAYLGEGATMSFNKEAGGASLWGTAVPGPGRSVYASLSVKF